Within the Centropristis striata isolate RG_2023a ecotype Rhode Island chromosome 23, C.striata_1.0, whole genome shotgun sequence genome, the region GTCATTAATTAACTGGATGGGATAGTGCAGAATGAAATAGCCTCTTTAGAAACTATCAAGAGTGCTTTTAGCCTGCATTACAGGCCCCTGCACTCCATGATCGCTCCATTAAAACACGCTTCTCCTCGAGTGTCTATCACCTGTGTGGACTCCTTGTTTCTCCTCTCAGAGGATCTCATGCTGGAGGAGGGTTACCCCGCCTACACCACCTCCTGCGCCTGGCTCGGCTACTCAGACCAGCTGCTCAAACAGGTCTCTGCACTGTTAAATGTTGTGTCATTTCTCAGGTCGGAGGGATCGTTAGTaacagctgtgtgtttctgaaGCTCTGCACAGACGCTCTCAAAGACGGTTGGACCAGATTCAAGGTGAAGGTCGGAGCCGACCTGGAGGACGACGTGCGCAGGTGTCGCCTCATACGGCAAATGATCGGAGCCAACAACACTCTGGTGAGCTTGTTTCCCCCCCAACCGTCAATtattaattgttgttgttttttgtctctttgtggttgttttgtgtctctatgtggttgttttttgtatatatgtggttgttttgtgtatctatgtgattgttttgtgtgtctgtgtttttttttatatctatgtggttgttttttgtcgctttgtggttgttttgtgtctctctgtggttgttttgtgtgtctatgtggttgttttttgtatctatgtggttgtttttttgtcgctttgtggttgtttttgtctctctgtggttgttttgcgtctctctgtggttgttttgtgtctctgtggttgttttgtgtctctctgtggttgttttgtgtcttgctGTGGTTGTGTTGGCTCTTTTTGCTAATATgagatattttgttgttattttgtctctttgtagttgttttctgtctatttgtggttgttttgtgtgttggtttttttctctttctgcccATGCTGCAACTTTGTCGTTGTTTTGTATCTCAtagtgtttctttctttctttctttctgtgaatAACTATACTGGAGTGTTTAGATGATCGATGCCAACCAGAGATGGGACGTGGCCGAGGCCATCAGCTGGGTGTCCCACCTGGCTGAGTTCAAACCTCTCTGGATCGAGGAGCCCACGTCTCCGGACGACATCCTGGGTCACGCTGCCATCTCCAAGGTGAGGAACAGGTTTGTTATTGTGCTCACGTAGACTGTGGGTCAATCGGCCCGAGCACAGACACATAAAGGCAACACAGATGCACCATATCGGGACTGAAAATATGAAGTgatatgtctctttgtagtttatttgtgtctctttcagtttgtgttgttgtttttgttgtcattttgcatttgtgcagttgttttttgtctctttgtggtagttttatgttttttggttgttttttttgcaggagtTTGTTGTTCTGCATCTCTCTGGTTGTTTTTGGTCTAATatgaaactaaactaataaactaatatgagactatttgttgtttttctgctcatgttgcatctctgtggttattttgcatctttgtgGCTCTTTTATGTCTCTTGTGTCTCAttgttctgtctctctctggtcATGTTGcagctctttgttgttgttttgggcGTCTTTGTGTcgattttgcatttctttttgtgtctcttttgtagctgttttaaatctttttgtggttgtttgtttgtttgtttctgcacGTTGCATCTcagtggttattttgtatctttgtggtggttttgtgcCCCTTTGAGGCCACTTTGAATTTCATTGTGAttgttctgtctctctctggtcATGTTGCATCTCTTCatagttgttttgtctctttacctGCTGTGCTATACCTGGGCCTGTTCAATAACCTCTCCATGGTTAAAGGCTGATAAAAGACGTTTGACGTTGTTGTTGCAGGCTTTGGCTCCACTCGGGATCGGCGTAGCAACAGGAGAGCAGGTCAGAACTcgtgttttttttcagcacatatCGGCGACTGATGAATTGATAGTGTCTCGTCTGGTAACTGTTTCCTCTCCAGTGTCACAGCAGGGTGATGTTTAAGCAGTTCCTGCAGGCCTCGGCCCTGCAGTTCGTCCAGATAGACAGCTGCCGGCTTGGAAGCGTCAACGAGAACCTGGCTGTGCTGCTGATGGCCCACAAGTTCCAGGGTAAAACAAGTCTGGTTTCAGGGCTCCATAATATCAGTGttatatttctataaaaatattGCTGCAGTCAAACCACAGACtgcataaataatggacatagtcagcgtgatgtcacccattggtttgtggcccattggaagcatcaagttcagcgtcaCCTAACCCCAACCCAAACTGCTAAAagtcctcttttatatctatataacgttatatataacttaattgacacgttgccgtggatacgcattgttctacttctctcctgatggcggctcgccttgttagcaacctgtcaatcaaaggtagccacgcccaaaatcatacgattctttatcttgtattttcttctaaatcgggccattattttaaatattaacatcaaattgtcttgcagaagattttttactagcgattgagaccatattgttctgaggaaataaatcaagtgagaagttttctcattttgcattgaaatgaatggacagaaatcttgcagccaaacttagcgccccctgctggaatttttggtagaatgcatctgtagaaggcacttcctggttcctgctcagacccggaggttgccgcctgagtCAAACGCCACTGTGTCTCTTCCCTCAGTGCCTGTGTGTCCTCATGCTGGAGGAGTCGGTCTCTGTGAACTCGTCCAGCATCTCATTCTGTTCGACTACATCTGTGTGTCTGGAAGTCTCAGCAACCGGTAATGGCAGGGTTATGTTTTTGTCGCCAGTGAAGAGCTCTTTACTGAAACTGATCAATAGAATTACTTCAGcgctttgtttttctctgcagaatGTGTGAATATGTGGATCACTTGCATGAACACTTCAGCAGTCCCGTGGTGATCCGTGACGCCCACTACATGCCTCCCAAGGTAAGATGGGAActgtaatttacaaaaaaaaatctctgtaaaACAGTTCTCCGTTACATCTTCCACACCTGTTTCTTTAGGCTCGTGAAAGAATTACTTAAATTTTACTTAAGCCAGTGTTTAACAAACTTTTTAGTAATTCTTACcgggaccatagactgtataaataatacagATAGttatatacagtggtggaatgtgaataagtaaatttactcaagttgtgtacttaagtacaatttggaggtacttgtacttttcattttatgtaactttatacttctacttcattacattttgaggcaaacattgttacttttcaggtcaagatttaacatgaagaaatatatcaagttaaaatgattacacgtttataaattaaaccacataacagtatattaagtagttaaatgagcccgaTCTTGAcatcattaataaatgcatcaatattaataatctagtaatatattttgaatatataaaacaatccgaGAAGGGccattcttttacttttgatttacttgaagtacattttgatgctgatacttttgaacTTTTCCTGaagtaaaatatgaatgcaggacttttactggtattaaagtaatttcacagtgtggtattagtacttttagtaagtaagggatctgaatacttctttcaccactggttATATACAGTCAATGGCTTGGACTAACCTACCTCTATTTTTGGcagtgtaattattttattgaacactaGAGGGTGAACATGAGTGTATTTTCACTtcaactgaaaagtaactaaagctgtcagctaaatgtagaggagtaaaaagtacaatatttgcctctaaatggtgtggattagaagtataaagttacctccaaattgtacttaTGTGCAGTACTTGTACTGtacaaacataataataaagatcCTTTTAAATTTTGTTATTAAAAACTATGACCAAGATATGAATGTGTAATGTGTCACATATAAAGTTGTCAGTGCTCCCTGTTGGACAAACCATGATCTGCTGAAACTGTTTCTAAATTACCACAAACATATTTGGCATTTCCTTATCAAtagttaatgtacttagttatattcgATCACTGCCAATGCATTAGAATATACCtcaagtataaaaagtaaaaataatcgTCATGCAGACTACTTCAGAATAATGTATATACAAAAAAAGCTCTGCAAAGTAGCTGAAGTTTATAGAAAAAGTGGtgtaaaaatacagtatttacCTCAAATTAATTAgaaagtagcagaaaatggaaataccaaAGTACCTCCACAttgtactttagtaaatgtacttaagtttCTTCCCAGCTTTGCTCCAGGCTCTTGTTTGAGTCCACTGTGCTTACTGTCCTCAGGATCCAGGCTACTCCTGTGAGATGCTGGAGCCGTCGGTGCAGAGACACCAGTTCCCTGCAGGAGACGTGTGGAAGCAGCAAATTAACAAATAAGGATTTTATCTGAAAAATGTCACTGAAGGCTCTTTATTAGTCTCTTGATTAGACTTGTAGTTGAGTGATGAAAAAACGGACAAAATTCTGACTTTTGTAACATAAATTGTGTTTTGCTGCTTGGCTCCTCagagcctaactgcagtaactacagaaagagtaaaactgagaaaaactgctttaaagatttctaatgttttttacctggccagccaaatgggttataggtaggttagTGATATGACACCTATTTCTACATGTGTTGATgtcatttgtattgtattgatttatttgaccctaaaatgtagttactacactctggttttgcattgctgtaaaatgttctaatagtaatgcgaAACCGCAGTaacagtaactacaatgttgtcttctttcagctttaatattttttcagtgtataaacatttttaaattgattgttGTTTACAAACTCTATTGAAAGAattgtattttagatttataaGTAATGTTaaattttagtcttaatattttaaaatacatttttattataattatatatatatatacactatataaaaaatatatattttttaaatatatattataattatacacatgtatccaaagcagaccgtagTAATTCCACTTAACAGAGTtgtattttgtagttactgtcatttttatatcattatttctgagttctaaaactttgtcacaagataaaacagacatcaagaggttcatttttagttataactcaatttcgaccaaaaatgtagttactgcattagGCTTTGTAGGAGAGTCCTGTGGGGCGAATAATACCAGACAAATGAATGTAACTTctttatttacaaattagatattaatattaaaaatgaaacagatCCAAGTTGCCTTTCTTCAaagcaaagaaaacatttctcctCTGGTAACCAAACATTATGCATCATTTGTTCAACTTCAGAAAACCCAACATGACtggagatttatttttaatatggtTTAAAGTGTCATTTCaccaaaataatacacaaaaatgcCTGTTTTGTGATTTAAATGAGCTGAActtctaaaatatataaatatgtatggtTCTCAGGATGCATACTATACAGTACATAAAGCAATGTGAAAATAGATTTTCTTCAGCACGTTCCACACAAATATTTCACACAGCCATCTGCATCTTAATGGTGGGGTGAGGGTTGTAGTCGCAGATCTCAAAGTCCTCTGCACGGAAATCATCGATGCTCTCCACCTTTCTCAGGATCTTGAGCTTGGGGAAGGGCCGGATCTCCCTCTGAAGCTGCAAAAATTTAGACAAACGTAAGTTTGACATCAGGCTGAGAGCAGGGAGACGTAGGACTGTTTTTAGTGAACCCACCTGTACTTTGAGAGGCTCGATGTGGTTGACGTAGACATGAGCGTCTCCCAGTGTGTGAACGAAGTCGCCAGGCTGAAcagacagaagaaaagaaaaaaaacatactataGTTGAGGTGAGCGcacaaaaatacactgaaactAAAGATGGACCgacgctttattttgaaagtatgGAAAAAGGCTTCCTGATGATCGTAAAACGAACTCACATGagatgatactgtaaagataacgtcaaggagttcaatgttttagcccccgaagaggcatgaggttagtttttttacagtaatcttacatatttaagtgtgttttgtgtttaaataagttttcagataaaattaaacctagtagttcatgctagcaaggtttcaTACCgtaagatagttttgctcaaattaatacttttgtatttctgtgttttataattgttattgcaactttcagtttgcaaactgtagctttattcaacttaattctcaactcattggcttattgacgtacggccgcagaactgaacgcttggccgtgtttcagttcagtgagtactgatatgcagtcatagataaaattaacattaaaaaatacacagatcggtGAAAAATTCTacgtgatcaaccaaattcttaacgaccatttaATCGATCATTGATGAATTATTCCCATCCTAACTAAAACTGAGCTTTGAGTGAAGCACGGTGCTTGTACCTGGAGTCCTGTGATGTGTGCGATCATGTAGGTCAGAAGTGCGTAGCTGGCGATGTTGAACGGGACCCCGAGGCCCATGTCTCCGGAGCGCTGGTACAGCTGGCACGACAGCTCGCCATCACACACGTAGAACTGACACAGGGCGTGGCAGGGCGGCAGAGCCATGAGGGGCAGGTCTGCAACGACATGAGGAGAtttaaaatgatagaaataagataagatatgactttattcatcccataGTGGGGAAATTTattcgtcacagcagctcaagatacagacacatagatatataagacaataaagaatataaaaaataagacatatgcatacattctatacacattatatacggTACATATAGTTCTACTATTTGGGAtttgttaatatatattttttgtttgtttgtttcctgaaatactttgcatttttacagatattgcacattggagaaaatatattttagcatgttaaatagtttaaataagttgttgcatgtagttatatgaacatcaatgaataaatatatttaaatatataagtggtatatgacatatacagtcatgcaaaagattattagaccacccttgttttctctaatttcttgttcatttttttctgatatctagccatttgtctagatatcagctcttaaattaaacacttatgagctatttctgttgttatcattatatttgtccaaacaaatgtacctttagttgtaccaggcattaaaatgaacaagaaattgaagaaaaagggtggtctaataattttttcaatgactgtataaTATAGAAATAATACAGCAGGCCTAATATAACCCTAATGTGGTCGGATGTAAACCGAGATTGTGCAAATAAACCAGTAAAGTGACCTGGTGGAACAAACAGTGCTGTATTATGTGGTGCTGTTGTTAAACAGCCTGATCGCAGCCGGAATGAAAGACCTTACAACTTCGTACAATCAGGTGTAAAGAACTTGAGAGAAATTTAGGATTTTTAAATTACCTTTGGGGTTCCAAGCACACATGATGATCCGTCTGTCCTCTGGATTTTTCTTAATGGTGTCAATGACCTTCTGCAGCTGGTCCACACCTTGTCCCGTGTAATCTGTCCAaagatttgattaaaaaaagcattttaatctCTAAAACATGGTCTGTTAtgtatgggtggttgacgtgacgctcaatttttgtgttcccagtgacaaatattactaaaatttgataatatttcattaaaattaatgttttaatatgcagttcattcttctacatctaatccatctgcaaacaatgagtatcgttcttcaactatgcaaatattctgttttgaacatgacatttgtccaccggtgcaactgtcctaggtagcattacttatcttaaaacaactgtaatttaatgaaaaattaatctaaatacattaaaatacttgaatgcatgtcatacgagtgtttactgaatgaatctagaggatataagtgttaaggtccctatgtagagttattatgacacattacattttgtccgcaaaactggtgtcctcctggagcaacgccattatgtagatataaaacaggcattaatgtgaccaccccattactgagaggggtccttccagaatcaggaaggacagaaaacatctctggagcaggtg harbors:
- the enosf1 gene encoding mitochondrial enolase superfamily member 1 isoform X2, with product MAVVMILLQPLWKLLVDMDPKQIVSCIDFRYITDALTEEEALDILQRAQEGKQPREDLMLEEGYPAYTTSCAWLGYSDQLLKQLCTDALKDGWTRFKVKVGADLEDDVRRCRLIRQMIGANNTLMIDANQRWDVAEAISWVSHLAEFKPLWIEEPTSPDDILGHAAISKALAPLGIGVATGEQCHSRVMFKQFLQASALQFVQIDSCRLGSVNENLAVLLMAHKFQVPVCPHAGGVGLCELVQHLILFDYICVSGSLSNRMCEYVDHLHEHFSSPVVIRDAHYMPPKDPGYSCEMLEPSVQRHQFPAGDVWKQQINK
- the enosf1 gene encoding mitochondrial enolase superfamily member 1 isoform X1, with the translated sequence MLHKIINLTVRDVRFPTSLEQHGSDAMHTDPDYSAAYVVINTDCGLRGFGLTFTLGKGTEIVVCAVEALASLVVGKSLQEIVGDFRGFYRLLTSDGQMRWLGPEKGVIHLATAAVLNAVWDLWARAEGKPLWKLLVDMDPKQIVSCIDFRYITDALTEEEALDILQRAQEGKQPREDLMLEEGYPAYTTSCAWLGYSDQLLKQLCTDALKDGWTRFKVKVGADLEDDVRRCRLIRQMIGANNTLMIDANQRWDVAEAISWVSHLAEFKPLWIEEPTSPDDILGHAAISKALAPLGIGVATGEQCHSRVMFKQFLQASALQFVQIDSCRLGSVNENLAVLLMAHKFQVPVCPHAGGVGLCELVQHLILFDYICVSGSLSNRMCEYVDHLHEHFSSPVVIRDAHYMPPKDPGYSCEMLEPSVQRHQFPAGDVWKQQINK
- the tyms gene encoding thymidylate synthase produces the protein MPATSEIHAAESFKAEEKTQPKEKTQPEERKKSFGVFCDERGYLDQIEYILQHGRRKGDRTGTGVVSVFGAQARYSLRDQFPLLTTKRVFWKGILEELLWFIKGSTNAKELSEKGVKIWEANGSRSFLDNLGFTEREEGDLGPVYGFQWRHYGAEYTNMHADYTGQGVDQLQKVIDTIKKNPEDRRIIMCAWNPKDLPLMALPPCHALCQFYVCDGELSCQLYQRSGDMGLGVPFNIASYALLTYMIAHITGLQPGDFVHTLGDAHVYVNHIEPLKVQLQREIRPFPKLKILRKVESIDDFRAEDFEICDYNPHPTIKMQMAV